CTGGTCGGCCTGACGCGGGGCGAAACGCTGTTCTTCAAGCCGAAGGTCTGGCAGAAAGTGGCGAATATCTGAGTGGTGTGAAGGATTGGCGGGGAACTGTGGGAGCGAGCTTGCTCGCGAAGAGGCAGATACATCCGGCCCATCTTCTGGGGCTGGAAATCGCCTTCGCGAGCAAGCCTCGCTCCCACGGGTTCCGTGTTCAACGTTTTAAATAATTGGCTTCAAACTACGCTTGTGCACCCCCCCAACCCTTTTCTCAATCGCATGCTGCAACGGCTTGCGCAGCCCCAGCAGAAACGCCAGCTCGGCCACGACAAACAGCGGGCCGATGATCAAGCCGGTTACGTCATCGATGAACGCCGGTTTGCGGCCTTCGTAATAATGGCCGATGAACTGGATGATCCAGCCCACCACAAACATCCCGACGCCCGCGCTCAGCCAGATCAAGGTCGACTGCTGCGCCAGATGCGCGCCTAGCCAAACGCATAGTCCCAGCAAGGCCGCCATCAACACGCCGAGCGGACCATCCAGACGCACATAGAAAATCACCGACGCCAGACTCACCAGCGCTGCCGGCGACAGCCAAAAACCGCCTAACATCCAGCCGGGCCGCGACAACAGGACCGCGACTGCCAGAACAATCAGCGGAATACCGATGAAATGGCTGACAATATTTCGGGAATCGCGATGGTAGGACGCGTATTGGCTGAGGTGATCGACGAGGTTTTTCATTATTTTTCCTCTTTGGCTGACGCTCGGAGTTTGCTACGGTTTCGGCCATAAAAACTATTTGCCGTCACAGGGAGCAAGCGAAAACATGTCAAACGGAGCTGCATGGCGGTCGCGATTGATGACCGATTATTGGTTCGCCAATCTTCCCGCCGATTTGCAGGATAGCCTGTTGGACGCCTCACGACAGCGTCGCCGAACCCCGGGAAAATTGCTCTTCGAAAAAGACGACGCGCCTTGTGGTCTTTACGTACTGCTTGAAGGAGGGTTTCGTGTGGGCAGTGTTGTCGATCAGCGCCTGGCCCCGCGTCTGGAAGAGGTTCGCATGCCTTACTGGTTTGGCGAGGTGTCATTGTTTGACGGCTTGCCGCGCGGCCATGACGTGTATTCCCTGGGCAACAGCATCTTCCTGCATATTCCCCATGCGATGCTTATCGGGATTCTGGAAAAAACTCCGGCGTACTGGCGTTTTTTCGCCGAGTTGCTCAGTCAGAAACTGGGTCTGACGCTGCTGCATTCCGAACGCATCAAGCTGCTGCCCGCCAAGGCGCGGGTCGCCTGGAGGCTACTGCTCTTGTCCGAAGGTTATGGCCCGATGAGCCATGCCCGGCGCCTGATCGCGCTGGATGATATTCAGTCGATGCGCACGGCGGCTTTGTCACGTCCGGCGCTGCTTGAAGTGCTTCAAGAACTGCACACGCGCAAGATTCTGCGGCTCGATACGGACCGGGTGGAAATCTTCGATGTGGTGAAATTACGCAAGGCGGCCAACTTCATGCGTGCCAAATCGTTATGCTGACGGTACAGACCAACGAGGTGAGTCATGCGGCTGCTGTTAGTGGAATACGATGCCAAGACGGCAAACAACCTGGCTGAAGGCTTCTCCAAGTCGGGTTTTACCCTGGATGTGGCGCTCAATGGCCTGGACGGCCGTCACTTTGTCGAAGAGCAAACCTACGACCTGATCATCCTCGACGTGATGCTGCCGGGCCTCAATGGCTGGCAACTGCTGAAACTGATACGTCAGCGCGGCACCACGCCGGTGTTGTTCCTGACTGCGGCCGACGCCATCGAAGATCGCCTGCGCGGGCTGGAGCTGGGCGCCGACGACTATCTGCTCAAGCCGTTCACCTTTGATGAGTTGCTGGTTCGCGTGCGCACCTTGTTGCGTCGCGGGCCGACCGGGGATGCCGCGAGCTACAGCATTGCCGACCTTGAAATCGACATCACCCGGCAGCGCGTCAGCCGGGGCGGGCAGCGGATTTCCCTGAGTGAAAACGAATTCGCCTTGCTGCAATTGCTCGCCAGTCGCCAAGGCGATGTCCTGTCCCGCACTCTTATCGCCGCCCAGATATTCGCTGGCGACACCCGGCCCATCGACGTCGCCGTCCACCGCCTGCGTTCGAAAATCGACGAGCGCTACCTGCCCAAGCTGATCCATACCGTGGGTGACGTGGGTTATCAGCTGGCAGTGCTGGAAGCGTTTGATTTGCGCTAGCGCAGGCCCGTTGGAGCGACGCTTGTCCGCGAATCAGGCACCGCGGTGGGCGAGACGATCCGCGTTATCGTTCTTCCCGGGCAAGCCTCGCTCCCACATTCATGACCAGTCAGTCATTAGTCGTCGTATAACATCGCCACTCATTCCTTCCCCTACGCAAAACCCCAAACCCCCTATAGCCAATAGTCGTATCCCCGTTTTCTCCAGTTGACATTGTTACAGGATGTGTCTTTAAATCGGCTCAGTCGTACGACGACTAGGCGAAATCGACTTTCGTCCACCAAAAAAATAATACAAACGGTAACAACGTCATGAACGTCTCTTTCTGCACCCTCGGGTGGGATTTTCCCTGCAGCGACTCTTTCATCGCCCATTCGGCGCTGTCGCCTTGCGCGCTGCAATCGGTCACTAACAACTGAACACAACCGCCGCCCGGTAATCACCGGGGGACGCTCGCCACCACTCCAAAAACAACAGGGTGAAGAGATGAAAATCAAAGGAATACGCTGGTGGATGGTCGGGTTGGTCACGGCCGGCCTGATCGTCAATTACCTCGCGCGCAACACGCTGTCCGTGGCCGCGCCAACGCTGATGAGCGAGTTGAGCATCAGCACCGAGCAGTACTCGCATATCGTCGTGGCGTGGCAGGTTTGCTATGCGCTGATGCAACCGGTGGCGGGCTACATCATTGATGCCATCGGCACCAAGATGGGTTTCGCGATTTTCGCCGTGGCCTGGTCGGCGGCGTGTGCGGCAGCAGCTTTTGCCACGGGTTGGCAGAGCCTGGCGATCTTTCGCGGGATGCTCGGTCTTACTGAAGCCGCAGGCTTGCCGGCTGGCGTTAAAGCCACCACGGAATGGTTCCCGGCCAAAGAGCGCTCGGTGGCCATCGGCTGGTTCAACATCGGTTCGTCCGTGGGTGCGCTGCTGGCACCGCCGCTGGTTGTCTGGGCAATTCTGCAAAGTGGCTGGGAGCTGGCGTTTCTGATCGTCGGCGCGCTGGGCGTCTTGTGGAGCGGCCTGTGGTTGCTGCTCTACAAACATCCCCGCGATCAAAAGCGCTTGAGCGATACCGAGCGCG
This genomic window from Pseudomonas sp. G.S.17 contains:
- a CDS encoding Mpo1-like protein — its product is MKNLVDHLSQYASYHRDSRNIVSHFIGIPLIVLAVAVLLSRPGWMLGGFWLSPAALVSLASVIFYVRLDGPLGVLMAALLGLCVWLGAHLAQQSTLIWLSAGVGMFVVGWIIQFIGHYYEGRKPAFIDDVTGLIIGPLFVVAELAFLLGLRKPLQHAIEKRVGGVHKRSLKPII
- a CDS encoding Crp/Fnr family transcriptional regulator — protein: MSNGAAWRSRLMTDYWFANLPADLQDSLLDASRQRRRTPGKLLFEKDDAPCGLYVLLEGGFRVGSVVDQRLAPRLEEVRMPYWFGEVSLFDGLPRGHDVYSLGNSIFLHIPHAMLIGILEKTPAYWRFFAELLSQKLGLTLLHSERIKLLPAKARVAWRLLLLSEGYGPMSHARRLIALDDIQSMRTAALSRPALLEVLQELHTRKILRLDTDRVEIFDVVKLRKAANFMRAKSLC
- a CDS encoding response regulator; its protein translation is MRLLLVEYDAKTANNLAEGFSKSGFTLDVALNGLDGRHFVEEQTYDLIILDVMLPGLNGWQLLKLIRQRGTTPVLFLTAADAIEDRLRGLELGADDYLLKPFTFDELLVRVRTLLRRGPTGDAASYSIADLEIDITRQRVSRGGQRISLSENEFALLQLLASRQGDVLSRTLIAAQIFAGDTRPIDVAVHRLRSKIDERYLPKLIHTVGDVGYQLAVLEAFDLR